A part of Vigna radiata var. radiata cultivar VC1973A chromosome 11, Vradiata_ver6, whole genome shotgun sequence genomic DNA contains:
- the LOC106776440 gene encoding cyclic dof factor 1 — protein sequence MSEAAKDSAIKLFGRTISLPRHKEVSANGSSSEPAPPQDYSHHHSPPSSSSFPREVTSTTNHEPESDKETSRKELTSTQDDEILHEELKSPTSSCNLENPKTPSTEIETSLTKSPKKGDQSDTTSASEDKTPKKPDKILPCPRCNSMDTKFCYYNNYNVNQPRHFCKHCQRYWTAGGTMRNVPVGAGRRKNKNSSSAASHYRQIMVPETLHNGSLHSAVLTFGSDFPLCDSMASVLSLAEKTQNGVLNGFHSPKNNASTVNNSNTGDDIKSVGASVMASSLCEKRDNANSSHEESVDKIYHQGFSPQLCLTGSSSSSSSPWPYQWNPAMTPSAFYQPVSFYPTPAFWRCMPPPSWSVNYQSAPCSGPNSPTLGKHSREGDILFQKPGTESSSNMAENSNNTVLIPKTLRIDDPTEAAKSSIWSTLGIENEKGNSLNGGGLFKAFASKGGSDDKKNHVVVEASPVLQANPAALSRSLVFHERT from the exons ATGTCTGAGGCTGCTAAAGACTCAGCCATAAAGCTGTTTGGTAGAACAATTTCTCTGCCACGCCACAAAGAGGTTTCTGCTAATGGTTCTTCTTCTGAACCTGCTCCTCCTCAAGATTATTCTCACCATCACAGTcctccttcatcttcatcttttccACGTGAAGTGACCTCCACAACGAACCATGAACCTGAGAGTGACAAG GAAACATCAAGGAAAGAACTCACCTCAACACAAGATGACGAAATCTTACATGAAGAACTGAAATCTCCAACATCCTCATGCAATCTCGAGAACCCCAAGACCCCCTCAACGGAAATAGAAACTTCCTTAACGAAATCACCTAAAAAGGGAGACCAAAGCGACACGACAAGCGCATCAGAGGACAAAACTCCAAAGAAACCAGACAAGATCCTTCCATGCCCTCGTTGCAACAGCATGGACACCAAGTTCTGCTACTACAACAACTATAACGTGAATCAGCCACGCCACTTCTGCAAGCACTGCCAGAGATACTGGACTGCAGGAGGAACCATGAGGAATGTGCCAGTTGGTGCAGGTCGCCGCAAGAACAAAAACTCCTCTTCTGCTGCATCACATTATCGTCAAATAATGGTTCCTGAAACCCTTCATAACGGATCATTGCACAGTGCTGTGTTGACCTTTGGATCAGATTTCCCTCTCTGTGACTCCATGGCTTCTGTGTTGAGCCTTGCTGAGAAAACACAAAACGGTGTCCTCAACGGCTTTCATTCACCTAAGAATAATGCTAGCACTGTTAATAATAGCAATACTGGTGATGATATTAAGTCAGTTGGTGCTTCTGTTATGGCTTCATCTTTGTGTGAGAAGAGAGACAATGCTAATAGTTCTCATGAAGAATCAGTGGATAAGATTTATCATCAAGGTTTCAGTCCTCAATTGTGCCTCACaggttcttcttcatcatcttcttctccttGGCCTTATCAATGGAACCCTGCAATGACTCCTTCTGCTTTTTACCAACCTGTATCCTTCTACCCCACACCAGCATTCTGGAGATGCATGCCACCACCATCTTGGAGTGTAAATTACCAATCTGCCCCTTGCTCTGGTCCAAACTCACCAACCTTGGGGAAACATTCAAGAGAAGGGGACATCTTGTTCCAAAAGCCTGGCACTGAAAGCAGCAGCAACATGGCAGAAAATAGCAACAACACTGTGTTGATCCCCAAGACGCTGAGAATTGATGACCCTACAGAAGCTGCAAAGAGCTCTATATGGTCAACACTAGGAATCGAGAACGAGAAGGGAAACTCTCTCAATGGAGGAGGCCTTTTCAAGGCATTTGCATCAAAGGGAGGCAGTGATGACAAGAAGAACCATGTGGTGGTTGAAGCATCGCCAGTGTTGCAAGCCAACCCTGCAGCTTTGTCAAGGTCTCTTGTATTCCATGAGAGAACATAG